Proteins from a genomic interval of Vanacampus margaritifer isolate UIUO_Vmar chromosome 4, RoL_Vmar_1.0, whole genome shotgun sequence:
- the rxfp3.3a1 gene encoding relaxin-3 receptor 1, with translation MSDDNNLTVWSNSSSFIHLDDIDVFADDSPVLRVLICSVYSLVCVVGLVGNLLVFFLLGAKHERKTSRMNFFVLNLALTDLQFVLTLPFWAVDTALDFSWPFGGAMCKVVLSVTVMNMYASVFFLTAMSVTRYLSLTSALKRTDAQKPASDKWTCAAIWILATLATLPTSIFSTISHVSGENLCLLKFPGGQDWLAVYQIHKILVGFVVPICVVSISYIKLVRVIHTRSMKTSNPKRTSRVTKSVTIVVLSFFICWMPNHAVTLWSVLVKLNAANWDRSYYMAHTYVFPLTVCLAHANSCLNPVIYCLMRPDFRTKLRLLIHRGHTSDV, from the coding sequence ATGAGCGACGACAACAACCTCACCGTCTGGTCCAACAGCTCCAGTTTTATTCACCTGGACGACATCGATGTCTTCGCGGACGACAGCCCCGTCCTCAGGGTCCTCATCTGCTCGGTTTACTCCCTGGTGTGCGTGGTGGGTCTCGTGGGCAACCTACTCGTCTTCTTCCTCCTGGGAGCCAAACACGAGCGCAAAACGTCCCGGATGAACTTTTTCGTGCTCAACTTGGCGCTGACGGACCTGCAGTTCGTGCTGACACTGCCCTTTTGGGCCGTGGACACGGCTCTGGACTTCAGCTGGCCCTTCGGAGGCGCCATGTGCAAAGTGGTGCTGTCCGTCACGGTGATGAACATGTACGCCAGCGTCTTCTTCCTCACGGCCATGAGCGTCACCAGATACTTGTCGCTCACGTCGGCTCTCAAGCGCACGGACGCACAAAAACCCGCATCCGACAAGTGGACCTGCGCCGCCATTTGGATCCTCGCCACCTTGGCCACTTTACCCACGTCCATTTTCTCCACCATCAGCCACGTGAGCGGagaaaacttgtgtttgctcaaGTTCCCCGGCGGCCAGGACTGGCTGGCGGTGTACCAGATCCACAAGATCCTCGTGGGCTTCGTGGTGCCCATTTGCGTGGTCTCCATCAGCTACATCAAGCTCGTGCGCGTCATCCACACCAGGAGCATGAAGACGAGCAACCCCAAGAGGACATCGCGTGTCACCAAATCCGTCACCATCGTCGTGCTCTCCTTCTTCATCTGCTGGATGCCCAACCACGCCGTCACCCTGTGGAGCGTTCTCGTCAAACTGAACGCGGCCAACTGGGACCGGAGCTATTACATGGCGCACACGTATGTGTTCCCGCTCACTGTGTGTTTGGCCCACGCCAACAGCTGTCTCAACCCCGTCATCTACTGCCTCATGAGGCCCGACTTTAGGACCAAGCTGAGGCTTCTCATCCACAGGGGACACACGTCGGACgtttag